A genome region from Magnolia sinica isolate HGM2019 chromosome 8, MsV1, whole genome shotgun sequence includes the following:
- the LOC131253418 gene encoding uncharacterized protein LOC131253418 has protein sequence MAAALECWSSRASTDEDMVEQVLMKTQSRSEVFPTSTTATSPPSKDPASSSSSSSSSKWHRFGRNVAEAITNLKNSLNLDTARDPTARIDSCRKLIWGGVVRNLTQLYPGSQLPEKLISNIRKHFDSLPLSYAQAGFDMKDVFLHIRLIEQALADDRPAILIQDVSDNEMQEGAVFKLTFACNSAISWPALSGALDNVAICCKKIQIFERKGSTLGIVLVLVQTGQEKLFKARIENALKSALKKPKAAAMKLPFGLCGCQEENAGGRCEIEIEDDGQGRESTPDGGMHVFRLQVPLPASSFIVSVDEWQTVRSGGDEIGKWLLNSDHVEFTDPTGPNSFKGVYKGKRVAIEKIRGCERGTAYEIELRRDLLELMSCGHKNILQFHGICIDENHGLCVVTKMMEGGSVHDLMQKNKKIPIKEVIRIAVDVAEGIMFMNDHGVAYRDLNTQRILLDRQGNACIGDMGVVATCKSAGEVMEYETAGYQWLAPEIIAGDPESVTETWMSNVYSFGMVVWEMVTGEAAYAAYSPVQAAVGIAACGLRPDIPKDCPQVLKTLMTKCWNSCPSKRPQFSEIIAILLRPNSR, from the exons ATGGCAGCTGCCCTGGAATGCTGGTCTAGCCGGGCCAGCACCGACGAAGACATGGTCGAACAAGTCCTCATGAAAACCCAATCCAGATCAGAAGTCTTCCCCACCAGCACAACAGCAACATCTCCACCTTCCAAAGACCCTGCTTCTTCCTCGTCCTCGTCGTCGTCATCCAAATGGCACCGCTTTGGCCGTAACGTCGCTGAGGCGATCACCAATCTGAAGAATTCCCTCAATCTTGATACGGCCAGGGATCCAACGGCCAGGATCGACAGCTGCAGGAAGCTCATCTGGGGCGGCGTTGTCCGCAATCTCACCCAGCTCTACCCTGGCAGCCAGCTTCCTGAGAAGCTCATTTCTAACATCCGCAAGCATTTCGATTCTCTGCCGCTCAG CTATGCTCAGGCGGGTTTTGATATGAAGGATGTTTTCCTCcatattcgattgatcgaacaggCATTGGCAGATGACCGGCCGGCCATCTTGATACAAGATGTGTCAGATAATGAGATGCAGGAGGGAGCTGTTTTCAAGCTGACGTTTGCCTGCAATTCGGCAATCTCATGGCCCGCCTTGTCGGGTGCGCTCGATAATGTGGCCATCTGTTGCAAGAAGATTCAGATCTTTGAAAGGAAGGGCTCCACGCTGGGGATTGTTTTGGTTCTGGTCCAAACAGGGCAGGAGAAATTGTTCAAGGCCAGGATTGAGAATGCATTGAAATCAGCTTTGAAGAAGCCAAAGGCAGCTGCTATGAAGCTCCCTTTTGGCCTCTGTGGCTGCCAAGAAGAGAACGCCGGAGGCCGATGTGAAATTGAGATTGAAGATGACGGGCAGGGTCGTGAAAGTACACCGGACGGAGGGATGCATGTCTTCCGTCTTCAGGTCCCCCTCCCTGCTTCTTCGTTCATTGTCTCTGTAGATGAGTGGCAGACAGTCCGATCAGGCGGGGATGAGATTGGAAAATGGCTCTTGAACTCTGATCATGTAGAATTTACAGACCCAACTGGACCCAATTCATTCAAGGGCGTTTACAAGGGCAAACGGGTTGCAATCGAAAAGATTCGAGGATGTGAAAGGGGGACTGCCTATGAGATTGAGCTCAGGAGGGACCTGTTGGAGCTGATGAGCTGCGGGCACAAGAACATCCTGCAATTCCATGGCATCTGCATAGATGAGAACCATGGGCTGTGCGTTGTGACCAAGATGATGGAGGGTGGGTCGGTCCATGATCTGATGCAGAAGAACAAGAAGATCCCAATCAAGGAGGTGATACGGATTGCCGTGGATGTTGCGGAAGGCATCATGTTCATGAATGATCATGGGGTCGCCTATAGGGACCTCAACACTCAGCGGATTCTGTTGGATCGGCAAGGGAATGCTTGCATTGGCGACATGGGTGTTGTCGCCACCTGCAAGAGTGCCGGTGAGGTGATGGAGTATGAGACAGCTGGATATCAATGGCTAGCGCCGGAG ATAATTGCTGGCGATCCGGAGAGCGTGACAGAGACATGGATGAGCAATGTTTATAGTTTCGGTATGGTAGTTTGGGAGATGGTGACAGGGGAGGCAGCGTATGCCGCATACTCACCAGTTCAGGCAGCCGTGGGGATCGCCGCTTGCGGACTGAGGCCTGATATACCCAAGGACTGCCCGCAAGTACTGAAGACGTTGATGACGAAGTGTTGGAACAGTTGCCCATCCAAGCGGCCTCAATTTTCTGAAATTATTGCGATTTTGCTGCGTCCAAATAGCAGGTGA